The genome window GTCACCGATCTGTTCGGCCATAACGGCAGGGGCAAGGGTCTGGTTTGGCTTAAAGATGCTGGTTGGGGTGGAAAAAAAGCATGGAGAGTTGATGGGAATAGTGTTGATGGGGCTGGCTATAATCCCGTTTATTATGATGACGCCCATACCCGGGCCGGCATTCTCTCGTCTACCATGTCAGGTAAACCAGGAGACTTAAATGACGGATCCGTTCTCGGCGATTGGCGGCTGCCGACTATTGAGGAATTGAAAGCGCTAACTCACGGAACAGATCAGATCCGTTCTGATACACCTGGACCGTTTTCCGGGGTCGAGTCGGACGACTACTGGTCAAGTACATCCAATAGCGCTCTTGCATGGCCATTTTTTGGGAAAATTGTGCTTATGTCCACCGGTGCCGATTCGGATAATGTTAAAGTTGGGGAAAACTACGTGTGGCCCGTCCGCGCCGGACAGTGAGTTGATTTGGACTTTGGATATTCGATCCATGAGGAGTTTTCCATGGGGCACCCAAGCAGACTCTGGTTGATGCGGTTACGCGGCCTTCCGGCCATCTTCATCATGCTCGGCCTCTGTCTTATGACCGGACAGGCTCTGGGGCAGGGGATTGATAGTACCCATAAATACGCCTGGTCCGAGAACACGGGCTGGCTGAATTTCAACCCGGCCCAAGGGGATGTGGCCGTCTATGCCACACACCTTGAAGGATATGTCTGGGGTGAGAATGTCGGCTGGATCCGTCTGGGCACGCATACCGGCGGCGGCACCCACACCTACGCCAACACCGACGAGACCAACTACGGCGTGAACCGCACCGGCAATCAGCTCTCCGGCTTTGCCTGGAGCGAAAACACCGGCTGGATCAACTTCAACCCCACCCACGGCGGGGTGAGCATCAACCCGGCCACCGGCGACTTTTCCGGTTATGCCTGGGGGGAGAATATCGGCTGGATCAAGTTTGCCGGAACAGCCTTGGACGATACCGTGTATAAGGTGAAAATGGCCGACACCGCCCCCACCGTGACCACCCAGGCCGTGACCGGCATCGGCACCACCACGGCCACGGGGCATGGAAATATCACTGATCTGGGTACTCCCAACCCCACTGCCTACGGGGCATGCTGGTCCACCACGGCCGATCCGACCACGGCTGACAGTTGCACTGACAAAGGCGGAGCTGCATCTACAGGCGCTTTTACTGCCAATATCACCGGCCTGAGCGCTGGTACAACGTACTATGTGCGGGCTTTTGCCGCAAATACGGCGGGCACGAGCTACGGAGATAACCGACAATTTACAACAACACTTGCAACCTACACCGTGACCCCCACGGCCGGGACCGGCGGCACAGTCAGCGATGCAGGGACCTATGCTCATGGAACACAGGTCACTGTCCAGGCTTTTGCCGCCAGCGGTTATGTCTTTGTCAACTGGACCGAGGGCAGCACCGTGGTTTCCTGCGATGCGCAGTACTCGTTCAGGGTCACGGGCAACCGCACCCTGCGGGCCAATTTCAGCCCGGTGCGGAGCCAGTACACCATCGCAGGGGCGGCCAAGCCCGCGAGTTACGGGACGGTCAATGGTTCGGGCCCATACAACCACGGGGCCAACGTGACCATGACCGTCCTGCTGTCGCACCAGGGTGTTTTTTTGACCAATTGGATCGAAACCTGGCCGGGGCTTGCGGGTTATTGCGTGGTCTCAGAGGATGAGCAGTACACCTTCCCGGCCACCAGAAACCGCAACCTCACGGCCAATGTCCGGCCCAAGACCCTGCCCGGCGTGCTGATGCTCCTACTGGACGAATAGCGCGTCTGCATCCATATGAAATGGCCTGACAAAATAAGGGGCGGTTCTGATGTTCTTGCATTTCTCAGGGTGTTGCATACAGTCATGCCATGCAGTGTAAAAATGCACGCGTTTTACTCGTGCTTCACGCCAAGCTCGCAATGTCCTTTCGGCCGTTGCCTGACGAACAAGCCCTGCCCCGCAACACTCTCCTCTACGGCATGAAAGACCACAGCGAGGTACGCACATGAACAAAGCCCTTTCCCTTGTCCTCACGGCCCTGCTTTTCCTGACCCTGACCACAGCGGCCCTGGCCCAGACCGCAACGCAACCGGCAGGGAGCGGTACTGCCGGCAACCCCTACCGGATTGCCAGCCTGGAGAATCTGTACTGGATCAGCCAAAATTCTGGTGAATGGGATAAGATCTTCAAGCAAACCGCGAACATTGACTTTGCTGATGCAACCCCGGCCATAAACACATGGGACAGCGGCGCAGGCTGGACGCCCATCGGCGATCATTCATACCACCACTTTTACGGCACTTATGACGGCGACGGGTATACTATCAGCGGGCTGTTCATCAACAGGTCCGACCACCACCAGGGGCTGTTTGGGTATGTAGCAGGTGCCACTTTCAAAAACATTGGCTTGATTGATGTGGATATTACCGGTTCCACTTATGCCGGCGGGCTGGTGGGACAATTACAAGGCACAGTGGATAATAGCTATGTCACCGGGTCAGTATCTGGAGACTCCAACGTCGGCGGACTGGTGGGATTTAATACTGGCAGCGTGACCAACTGTTACGCCACAGCGTCAGTATCTGGAGACTCCAACGTCGGCGGACTGGTGGGATCAAAATCTGCTTCGGGCACCGTGACCAACTCCTTCTATGATACGAATACAACCGGCCAGAGCGACACAAACAAGGGCACACCCAAGACCACGGCACAGATGAAAAACATCGCCACGTTCAACGACCCGGATGCAACTGATGGGCTTACAACAGCTTGGCCCATAGTAGAAGGATGGGCAGCATTTCAATCCCCAAACAATATCTGGGGCATCTGCCAAGGGACAAACAACGGATACCCCTTCCTGTTGTCACAGTACAACACGAATCCGTGCATCTACTCGCTCTCTGTACGATCATTCGGCGCTTCCAACGTATCCATCACGGCCAACCCGGCCATATACGGCGGAACGACCAACTACGCCAAGGCGGGCATCCTTTTCGGCACAACCATTACCCTGACCGCGCCGGCAACCAGCGGGAGTGAGGGCTTTTTGTCTTGGACCGACTGCAATTCCACGAACCAGTCCGCCAGAACCTGCACCATAACCATGAACGGCAGCAGGACGGTCACGGCTCGATTCGATGGAGACAGGCCCAAGGCCCAGCCCGGCGTGCTGATGCTGCTGTTGGGTGAGTAGTTCCGAAGCCAAGCTAAAGTGAAAATCCAGGCAAGGGCGGTTCCATGGGGGCCGCCCTTTCTCATGGATAGCTTCTCAGGGATGGGATGGCCCCGCGAAGTTGGACGAACCTCAATGCCCCCCAATCTCTTGAAGGAAGATATCTCATTTCAGGCAGGGATCTGCTCGACCCGGGCCTCGACGTCGAAGTGGTCGTGACCCGTTTGCTCCCGTTCCCTTCGTGTTCTCCGGCGGACCGTGATGAATTGGCCGGTGGGCTGGCGGACCCGGTCTTGGCCGGTGAACAGGCTGAAGGCCACGCTTCCCGAGCCGCAGGCGGTTTCCGGGACAAAGGAGTCCACTGCCGCGACGTAAACGTAAGGAATGATGGCGTCGTCGGAGAAGTGGATCGCGCCGAAGGCCGGGAGGTCGAAGCGGCCGCACAGGTCGGCCACTTCGCGTTTGATCCGGGGGTGGTTCGTGGTGCTGCTTTGGGCATGGCCGTCTGATGTGGGGTGGAGAATGAAGCCGATGCCTTCCAGGAGGGCGATGTTGTCGGTCAGGGACCAGCGCAGGGGGATGGTCACGCGGGCGGCGTGGGGCGTATTGACGAAGTCCACTGATTGGTCCAGCCCGCTGACCCCGAGG of Desulfonatronum sp. SC1 contains these proteins:
- a CDS encoding GLUG motif-containing protein, which produces MNKALSLVLTALLFLTLTTAALAQTATQPAGSGTAGNPYRIASLENLYWISQNSGEWDKIFKQTANIDFADATPAINTWDSGAGWTPIGDHSYHHFYGTYDGDGYTISGLFINRSDHHQGLFGYVAGATFKNIGLIDVDITGSTYAGGLVGQLQGTVDNSYVTGSVSGDSNVGGLVGFNTGSVTNCYATASVSGDSNVGGLVGSKSASGTVTNSFYDTNTTGQSDTNKGTPKTTAQMKNIATFNDPDATDGLTTAWPIVEGWAAFQSPNNIWGICQGTNNGYPFLLSQYNTNPCIYSLSVRSFGASNVSITANPAIYGGTTNYAKAGILFGTTITLTAPATSGSEGFLSWTDCNSTNQSARTCTITMNGSRTVTARFDGDRPKAQPGVLMLLLGE